In Chrysiogenes arsenatis DSM 11915, the following proteins share a genomic window:
- a CDS encoding glutamate-5-semialdehyde dehydrogenase gives MQQAALQFATRARNAKTALALLDAAKKRKLIYRMAEQLVAHSDLILEHNAIDMAEGRKAGLSKALLDRLLLSPERIEEMAQSLREIADLDDPVGEMYEFKRLDNGLQLAKMRVPIGTVLIIYESRPNVTSDAAGLCIKSGNSCILRCGKEALNSANAIGKVLQQALSEMKLPVDAITVIDDSSRELLEELLKLHKHIDLVVPRGGEGLIQFVTDHSKIPIVKHDKGLCHIYIDEHAQIPMAKSITLNAKVQRPGVCNAAETLLVHQNIAARILPELIADLIAKGVEIRGCEITRELSKNSAVVTAQDVDWDTEYLDLILSVRVVPSLQAAIDHINTHGSQHSEAIVTDHYENARHFQQAVDSAAVYVNASTRFTDGGQFGMGAEIGISTQKLHCRGPMGVRDLTSSKFVINGNGQIR, from the coding sequence ATGCAACAAGCAGCACTACAATTTGCGACCCGTGCGCGGAATGCAAAAACAGCGTTGGCATTACTTGATGCGGCAAAAAAGCGCAAGCTAATCTATCGTATGGCCGAGCAGCTGGTGGCGCATAGCGATTTGATTTTAGAACATAATGCTATTGATATGGCTGAGGGACGTAAAGCGGGACTTTCGAAGGCGCTTCTTGACCGCCTATTGCTAAGTCCGGAACGCATAGAAGAAATGGCGCAATCACTCCGAGAAATCGCCGATCTTGATGACCCTGTCGGCGAAATGTATGAATTCAAACGACTTGATAACGGCTTACAGCTGGCGAAAATGCGTGTTCCTATTGGAACCGTGCTGATCATCTATGAATCGCGCCCTAATGTCACGTCCGATGCTGCTGGGTTGTGCATCAAATCTGGCAATAGCTGCATTCTGCGTTGCGGCAAAGAGGCGCTCAATTCAGCCAATGCGATCGGCAAAGTGCTACAGCAGGCGCTCTCGGAAATGAAATTGCCAGTTGATGCTATTACCGTTATCGACGATTCAAGCCGTGAACTGCTTGAAGAACTGCTGAAACTCCATAAACACATTGACTTGGTGGTGCCACGTGGCGGCGAAGGGCTCATTCAATTCGTTACTGACCATTCAAAAATACCGATCGTCAAACACGACAAGGGTCTGTGCCATATCTATATTGACGAACACGCTCAAATCCCTATGGCGAAAAGTATTACACTCAATGCTAAAGTGCAGCGCCCTGGTGTCTGCAACGCCGCGGAAACGCTCTTGGTGCACCAAAACATTGCGGCACGTATTTTGCCAGAGCTTATTGCCGATCTTATCGCGAAGGGTGTTGAAATACGCGGGTGTGAAATTACACGTGAGCTTTCTAAGAATAGTGCGGTGGTCACAGCTCAAGACGTCGATTGGGATACCGAATACTTGGATTTGATTCTCAGTGTGCGCGTTGTCCCTTCACTACAAGCAGCGATTGATCACATCAACACACATGGCTCACAACATTCCGAAGCAATTGTTACTGACCATTATGAAAATGCACGCCACTTTCAACAAGCGGTCGATTCGGCAGCGGTGTACGTCAATGCCTCGACGCGCTTTACCGATGGCGGTCAATTTGGCATGGGTGCTGAAATCGGTATTTCAACCCAAAAACTTCACTGTCGCGGCCCAATGGGTGTGCGCGACCTAACCAGCTCTAAATTCGTTATCAATGGGAATGGCCAAATTCGATGA
- a CDS encoding peptide-binding protein gives MAKTTKNEVAEHDRYGDRIVIPSLGSASGLLPELYSDSASHQFGSNIFSGLVKYDENLLETGDLAHRWDIADEGKTITFHLRQGVTFHDGAPFRARDVLFTFNAIINPDFPSPYKRDFEQVDTVEIIDEYTVQVRYKNVYARALIGWSKSILPRHILEGVDIPTSDFMRHPIGTGPYRFVEWQKGQFLRLAAFENYYEKKPYITELIYKVIPDTTTQFMELRNRSIDMMDLTPVQFSRQTENDTFRKDYVKYRYPSSGYTYLGYNLRNPLFQDKRVRQALSYAINQQELIDGVLMGLGVAATGPYRPDSWAYNPDVRRYTYDPAQALALFAEVGYQLVNGVLQKDGVPFRFEIITNQGNDSRRKSAEIIQRRLQEIGITVTIRVIEWASFINEFINKGKFDATILGWNILPDPDIYSVWHSPGDNQHSLNFTAYANPRVDELLELGRSTLDQEKRKHYYGEIQQILAEEQPYTFLYIPQALPAVSRRFENIYETPAGITHNFIHWYARPENRMIP, from the coding sequence GTGGCGAAAACTACGAAAAACGAGGTTGCCGAACATGATCGTTATGGCGACCGCATTGTCATCCCTTCGCTGGGGTCAGCTTCTGGCTTACTGCCAGAACTCTACTCTGATAGTGCCTCGCACCAGTTTGGAAGCAATATTTTCAGTGGTTTAGTGAAGTATGATGAGAACTTACTCGAAACAGGTGATCTCGCACACCGTTGGGATATTGCTGATGAAGGCAAGACCATTACCTTCCACCTACGGCAGGGAGTCACTTTTCACGATGGCGCCCCGTTTCGCGCAAGAGATGTCCTTTTTACCTTTAACGCCATTATCAATCCCGACTTCCCCTCCCCGTATAAACGGGACTTTGAACAGGTCGATACGGTCGAAATTATTGATGAGTATACCGTACAAGTTCGCTATAAAAACGTCTATGCCCGTGCGTTGATTGGATGGTCAAAATCAATCCTCCCGCGCCATATTTTAGAAGGAGTTGACATCCCTACGAGCGACTTTATGCGCCACCCTATCGGTACTGGCCCGTATCGTTTTGTGGAATGGCAAAAAGGGCAATTTCTCCGCTTGGCTGCTTTTGAAAACTACTATGAAAAAAAACCGTATATCACGGAACTGATTTATAAAGTGATACCGGACACAACCACCCAGTTTATGGAGCTGCGCAATCGCAGTATCGATATGATGGATTTAACACCCGTTCAATTTAGCCGCCAGACCGAAAATGACACCTTCCGAAAGGATTATGTCAAGTATCGCTACCCATCTTCAGGGTACACCTATCTTGGGTATAATTTGCGTAACCCCTTATTTCAGGATAAACGTGTGCGACAGGCATTAAGTTACGCCATCAACCAACAAGAACTGATCGATGGCGTGCTTATGGGACTTGGCGTTGCCGCAACTGGCCCCTACCGCCCTGATAGTTGGGCCTATAACCCTGACGTGCGTCGCTATACCTACGACCCGGCTCAAGCGTTGGCGTTGTTTGCGGAAGTCGGGTATCAGCTGGTCAATGGAGTTTTGCAGAAAGATGGGGTTCCTTTTCGCTTTGAGATAATCACCAATCAGGGGAACGATTCGCGCCGCAAAAGTGCCGAAATCATCCAGCGCCGCCTTCAGGAAATTGGTATTACGGTCACCATTCGCGTGATTGAGTGGGCTTCTTTTATCAACGAATTCATCAATAAAGGGAAATTTGATGCGACCATCTTAGGGTGGAATATCTTACCTGATCCCGATATATACTCTGTATGGCACTCGCCCGGCGACAATCAACACAGCCTGAACTTTACCGCATACGCTAACCCGCGTGTTGACGAATTACTGGAGCTCGGAAGATCCACCCTCGACCAAGAAAAACGTAAGCACTACTACGGTGAAATCCAACAGATACTTGCCGAAGAACAACCGTATACCTTCCTGTACATTCCTCAGGCGCTCCCAGCGGTTTCGCGGCGCTTTGAAAACATTTACGAAACACCAGCCGGGATTACGCATAACTTTATTCATTGGTATGCGCGCCCCGAAAATCGGATGATACCATAA
- a CDS encoding glutamine--tRNA ligase/YqeY domain fusion protein translates to MTTETPATTPKANFIRTIIAQDIEQGRFASRVHTRFPPEPNGYLHIGHAKSICLNFGLAEEFSGKCNLRFDDTNPAKESEEYVASIIRDVAWLGFDALQPLYASDYFEQFYQCALQLIRQGQAYVCHLSGEETRRYRGTLTEPGQPSPYRERTVDENLALFDDMKQGKFAEGECVLRAKIDMASPNLNLRDPIMYRISYAPHHRTGTTWCIYPMYDYAHGLEDSIEGITHSICTLEFEDHRPLYDWFLDTLGVHHPQQIEFARLNLTTTLMSKRKLLKLVEEGHVSGWDDPRMPTIAGLRRRGYTPAAIRRFAEEIGVAKSNSTVEFGQLEFCLREDLNRHARRVMVVLNPVKLVITNYPENQVEWLDADNNPENPDDGKRQIPFCREVYIERDDFMEVPTKGYHRLSPGKELRLKHAYYVLCEHVAKDAAGNITEIHCTYDPASRGGWTDDGRKVKGTAHWVSAAHAVRLDVRLYDHLFTQDDPENVAAGGDFTANLNPNSLCVVQALGEPELATPEQGRAYQFLRHGYFCADPDTAPGQPVFNRTVGLKSSWKG, encoded by the coding sequence ATGACTACTGAAACACCCGCCACAACTCCAAAAGCAAATTTTATTCGTACCATTATCGCGCAAGATATCGAGCAGGGACGCTTTGCTAGCCGCGTTCATACCCGTTTCCCGCCGGAACCGAACGGCTATCTGCATATCGGACATGCGAAATCTATCTGCCTGAATTTCGGACTGGCGGAAGAGTTTAGCGGAAAATGTAACCTCCGTTTCGACGACACCAATCCCGCAAAAGAGAGCGAAGAGTATGTGGCTTCGATCATTCGCGATGTCGCTTGGCTCGGCTTTGATGCCTTGCAACCATTGTACGCTTCGGACTACTTTGAACAATTCTACCAATGCGCCTTGCAACTGATTCGCCAAGGACAAGCCTATGTTTGTCATCTGAGCGGCGAAGAGACGCGGCGTTATCGCGGCACGCTGACAGAGCCCGGTCAACCCAGCCCGTATCGCGAACGCACCGTTGACGAAAACCTCGCCCTTTTTGACGACATGAAACAGGGAAAATTCGCCGAGGGGGAATGTGTCTTGCGTGCCAAAATTGACATGGCATCGCCGAACCTCAATCTGCGCGACCCGATTATGTATCGTATTAGCTATGCGCCACACCACCGTACCGGTACAACGTGGTGCATCTATCCGATGTACGACTACGCGCATGGTTTGGAAGATTCCATTGAAGGGATCACCCATTCGATTTGCACCCTAGAATTTGAAGATCACCGTCCATTGTACGACTGGTTTCTGGACACGCTTGGCGTGCATCATCCCCAGCAAATAGAGTTTGCCCGCCTGAACTTAACCACGACCCTGATGAGCAAACGCAAGCTGTTAAAGCTGGTTGAAGAGGGACATGTGAGCGGTTGGGATGATCCGCGCATGCCAACCATTGCGGGTCTGCGTCGCCGCGGTTATACGCCTGCAGCGATCCGGCGCTTCGCCGAAGAAATTGGAGTCGCCAAGTCCAACAGCACGGTTGAATTTGGCCAACTCGAATTCTGCCTGCGCGAAGACCTGAATCGTCACGCCCGCCGCGTCATGGTTGTGCTCAATCCCGTAAAATTGGTGATTACGAATTACCCTGAAAATCAGGTGGAGTGGCTCGACGCCGATAATAATCCGGAAAATCCTGATGATGGAAAACGGCAAATCCCTTTTTGCCGCGAAGTGTATATCGAACGTGATGACTTTATGGAGGTTCCAACCAAGGGATACCATCGCCTTTCACCCGGCAAAGAGTTACGCCTCAAGCACGCGTATTACGTGCTCTGCGAGCATGTGGCCAAGGATGCTGCGGGGAATATTACTGAAATCCATTGCACCTACGATCCTGCCAGCCGTGGTGGATGGACGGACGACGGGCGCAAAGTAAAAGGGACGGCACATTGGGTATCGGCGGCTCATGCTGTGAGACTTGACGTGCGGCTGTACGATCATCTCTTTACGCAGGATGATCCGGAAAATGTTGCCGCAGGGGGCGATTTCACGGCCAACCTGAATCCCAACTCATTGTGCGTCGTACAGGCTCTTGGCGAGCCGGAACTTGCCACTCCAGAACAAGGGCGCGCGTACCAGTTTTTACGGCACGGATACTTTTGTGCCGATCCCGATACCGCTCCAGGGCAGCCGGTTTTTAACCGCACCGTCGGCCTCAAGAGTAGCTGGAAAGGGTAA
- a CDS encoding bacteriohemerythrin, which yields MTKKRSSLGFKLTMIPITVFGAFLIIGLFVLAALENVMEKSKENQLRSVVETSYAVVSRFHKLEKEGGLSREAAQAQAASIIKSMRYDVVEYLWINDLGRPFPMMIMHPTVPALDGKTLDSTNFNKATMMRNRDGSAKAPLDNKNLFIAFVDAVNTYNKEGFVTYEWPKPKVGGGVTQELYTKLSYVKLFDEWGWIIGSGVYIDDLRETYWSLARWIIAIGAAGMLLVTGMALYVRRWVLGRLGGDPQLALVVANRISSGDLVTETPQRKRSADQENLLSALEDMRQNLHQIISTIVSSSHELTKDMTMLAAKASEMGVGFQLQRESSDQVSESVAQISTNIENVAHLATSTQEHAEGVQTLTINGEKMVMESSASMQKIAMTVEQSAKSVQHLAEQSDKIGSILSIIRDIADQTNLLALNAAIEAARAGEQGRGFAVVADEVRKLAERTGGATGEISSMIEQVQKETLVAVAGLNSVTPIIQRGVEISHETSDLLLAIRQASRDTLDKMEQLSKLVSDQVHLTEEVVSQVEASNDVTHKAESLIQTTEDIATRAEKSANELEEVVQCFKIAGSENLRPVAELNAAPSATLLEWSPQLAVGVNIIDEQHKELVNLCNAFYAATGSASGKEKIKGILEELVKYTLYHFDTEKQLMGRHNYSDSANHLAQHDKLVAKVVEYKQRFEKGESVGAELSRFLRDWLVQHIMRTDKAFAKELRSKGVK from the coding sequence ATGACCAAGAAGCGTTCGAGCTTAGGCTTTAAGCTGACTATGATTCCAATTACGGTATTTGGAGCTTTCTTAATTATTGGTTTATTCGTTCTTGCCGCCTTAGAAAACGTCATGGAAAAGAGTAAAGAAAATCAGCTTCGCTCAGTAGTGGAGACCTCATACGCGGTGGTAAGTCGCTTTCACAAGCTGGAAAAAGAAGGTGGGCTCTCCCGTGAAGCCGCACAAGCTCAAGCGGCTTCTATCATAAAATCAATGCGCTATGATGTTGTTGAATATCTCTGGATTAACGATCTTGGCCGTCCATTCCCCATGATGATTATGCATCCCACGGTGCCAGCACTTGACGGCAAAACACTGGATTCAACGAATTTTAATAAAGCTACCATGATGCGCAATCGTGATGGATCAGCCAAAGCGCCACTTGATAACAAAAACCTCTTTATAGCCTTTGTTGATGCGGTAAATACATACAACAAGGAAGGATTTGTAACGTATGAATGGCCAAAACCAAAGGTTGGCGGTGGGGTAACCCAAGAGCTTTACACGAAGCTCTCCTATGTAAAGCTCTTTGATGAATGGGGTTGGATTATCGGTTCGGGCGTCTACATCGACGATTTGCGTGAAACGTACTGGAGTCTTGCACGGTGGATTATTGCGATTGGTGCTGCAGGGATGCTCCTTGTCACCGGTATGGCGCTGTATGTCAGGCGGTGGGTGCTTGGTCGACTTGGCGGAGATCCACAACTGGCTTTAGTTGTGGCAAATCGGATATCTTCTGGCGATCTCGTTACCGAAACGCCCCAACGTAAGCGGAGTGCCGACCAAGAAAATCTCCTTTCCGCACTTGAAGATATGCGGCAGAATTTACACCAGATTATCAGTACGATTGTCAGTAGTTCGCATGAGTTGACGAAAGATATGACGATGCTGGCGGCGAAAGCTTCCGAAATGGGAGTAGGGTTTCAACTTCAGCGCGAATCAAGTGATCAGGTCAGTGAATCCGTCGCACAGATCAGTACAAATATCGAAAATGTTGCGCATCTTGCAACCTCTACTCAGGAGCATGCTGAAGGGGTGCAGACCTTGACCATTAATGGTGAAAAAATGGTTATGGAGTCATCCGCCAGCATGCAAAAAATTGCAATGACGGTGGAGCAATCAGCCAAGAGTGTTCAACATTTGGCTGAACAATCCGACAAAATTGGCAGTATCCTGAGTATTATCCGTGATATTGCCGATCAAACCAACCTGCTCGCGCTGAATGCGGCAATTGAAGCGGCACGGGCTGGCGAACAAGGGCGTGGATTTGCGGTAGTTGCCGATGAAGTGCGTAAGCTCGCCGAAAGAACAGGTGGTGCTACGGGTGAAATATCGAGCATGATCGAGCAGGTTCAAAAGGAAACGCTTGTCGCTGTTGCCGGACTCAATTCCGTAACCCCAATTATTCAGCGCGGCGTAGAAATTTCTCATGAAACTTCAGATCTCCTGCTCGCGATTCGTCAAGCATCACGCGATACGCTCGATAAAATGGAGCAGCTTTCAAAGCTCGTTAGTGATCAGGTGCATCTCACTGAAGAAGTTGTTTCGCAGGTAGAAGCCTCAAACGACGTAACGCATAAGGCTGAATCACTCATCCAAACGACCGAAGACATTGCCACGCGTGCGGAAAAATCAGCGAATGAACTCGAAGAAGTGGTGCAGTGCTTTAAGATTGCTGGCAGCGAAAACCTGCGTCCAGTAGCGGAGTTGAATGCCGCACCAAGCGCGACACTCCTTGAATGGTCACCACAGTTAGCGGTTGGCGTGAATATTATCGATGAACAGCATAAGGAGTTGGTCAACCTCTGCAATGCGTTCTATGCCGCCACCGGCAGTGCTAGCGGGAAAGAAAAAATTAAAGGGATACTGGAAGAGTTGGTCAAATACACGCTCTACCACTTTGACACCGAAAAGCAGCTTATGGGACGCCACAACTACAGTGATAGTGCGAATCATCTGGCACAACACGATAAATTGGTCGCAAAAGTAGTTGAATATAAGCAGCGGTTTGAAAAAGGCGAATCAGTAGGAGCCGAACTTTCACGGTTCTTGCGCGATTGGCTGGTGCAGCACATTATGCGCACCGACAAAGCTTTTGCGAAAGAGTTACGGTCAAAAGGGGTGAAATAG
- the gltX gene encoding glutamate--tRNA ligase: MATPTVRVRFAPSPTGYLHVGGARTALFNYLFARSQGGKFLLRIEDTDQTRFQEDSLHEIFTSLRWLGIEWDEGPEVGGSCGPYVQSERLPLYRDHAQHLLDSGAAYHCFCTTERLEQLRTEREAAGIPQTGYDRLCRHLAPDEVQLRLHAGERSVVRLKVPESGNVTFDDAIRGAITTENSQIDDTVLLKTDGFPTYHLASVVDDHAMQITHVMRGDEWIASTPRHVYLYRAFGWEPPIFAHLPVILSPTGGKLSKRKGAASVMDYQQGGFLPEALVNFLTLLGWNPGDDREIISRHETETLFSFERISAKPAVFDETKLEWMNGQYLALASAVSLLPLVQPQWEQQSWFTQTSEATDTTRLCAIIDLLKVRSRRVTEIVPQSELFFIDPQNYDEKAAKKHFTAAAQPVLQTLLTSLEKLTDRTQAGYHAWLENCATTLEIGAGKINPVVRLALSGSLSGPDLVAILEHLASDTIQKRLTRALNTLS; encoded by the coding sequence ATGGCCACACCAACCGTTCGCGTCCGCTTTGCTCCATCGCCCACCGGCTATCTCCATGTTGGCGGAGCCCGTACCGCGTTATTCAACTACCTTTTCGCCCGTTCGCAAGGGGGAAAATTCCTCCTGCGTATCGAAGATACTGATCAAACCCGCTTCCAAGAAGATTCGCTTCACGAAATATTCACCAGCCTGCGCTGGCTTGGTATAGAATGGGACGAAGGCCCTGAGGTTGGCGGCTCATGCGGGCCGTATGTTCAATCAGAAAGATTGCCCCTCTATCGTGACCATGCCCAACACCTTCTCGATAGTGGTGCTGCCTACCATTGTTTCTGTACGACGGAACGCCTGGAGCAATTACGCACGGAACGTGAGGCGGCGGGTATTCCGCAGACCGGATATGATCGTTTGTGTCGCCATCTGGCACCTGACGAAGTACAGCTTCGTCTTCATGCGGGGGAACGCTCGGTTGTCCGTTTGAAAGTTCCGGAAAGTGGCAACGTAACATTCGATGACGCCATTCGCGGAGCGATTACCACGGAAAACTCGCAAATTGATGACACCGTGCTGCTAAAAACCGATGGCTTCCCCACGTACCATCTTGCCAGCGTTGTCGATGATCACGCCATGCAGATTACGCATGTAATGCGCGGCGATGAATGGATTGCCAGTACGCCGCGTCACGTCTATCTCTATCGCGCCTTTGGCTGGGAACCGCCGATTTTTGCGCACCTTCCGGTTATCCTTTCGCCGACTGGTGGCAAGCTCTCGAAGCGTAAAGGGGCCGCATCCGTGATGGACTATCAGCAAGGTGGGTTTCTCCCTGAAGCACTGGTCAACTTTCTCACGTTACTCGGTTGGAATCCGGGGGATGATCGGGAAATTATATCACGCCATGAAACCGAAACACTCTTTAGTTTTGAGCGAATTAGCGCCAAACCGGCGGTGTTTGACGAAACCAAACTGGAATGGATGAACGGACAATACCTCGCACTGGCGAGTGCCGTATCGCTGTTGCCACTGGTTCAGCCACAATGGGAACAACAAAGCTGGTTTACGCAAACAAGCGAAGCGACAGATACTACTCGACTGTGCGCTATCATAGACCTCTTGAAAGTTCGCTCGCGTCGCGTGACGGAAATTGTTCCGCAAAGCGAGTTGTTCTTTATCGATCCACAAAACTATGACGAAAAAGCAGCGAAAAAACATTTTACCGCTGCGGCGCAGCCCGTTTTACAAACCCTGCTCACCTCTCTCGAAAAACTGACGGATCGCACACAAGCCGGATATCACGCTTGGCTTGAAAACTGTGCCACAACGTTAGAAATCGGAGCGGGTAAAATCAATCCGGTCGTTCGCCTTGCCCTTTCCGGAAGCTTGAGCGGCCCCGACCTCGTTGCCATTCTGGAACACCTTGCCTCAGATACCATACAAAAACGCCTTACTCGCGCGCTGAATACTCTTTCATAA
- the nadD gene encoding nicotinate-nucleotide adenylyltransferase, with the protein MIGLLGGSFSPVHHGHLYLAEYARHTFGLEKVVFLPSGQPAHKEVDLLPAQDRFAMLQLVAQTNPAFEVWDLEMQRAGSTYTMDTLRQLDDPDRYFFITGADIFATIMRWKEYESILDTIRFIVASRPGAVTLSQIQDCVPEWYQQSISSDPTDTDKRCFLMEMPGLEISSTYIRHALRHQLPVRYLLPEVVYQYLKN; encoded by the coding sequence ATGATAGGCTTGCTTGGCGGTTCTTTTAGTCCAGTACACCACGGCCACCTCTACCTTGCCGAGTATGCACGCCATACTTTTGGTTTGGAAAAGGTGGTTTTTTTGCCGTCAGGACAACCCGCCCACAAGGAAGTTGATTTGCTTCCCGCCCAAGATCGCTTCGCCATGTTACAATTGGTCGCGCAAACAAATCCCGCCTTTGAAGTGTGGGATCTCGAAATGCAGCGTGCCGGATCAACCTACACGATGGATACCCTCCGCCAGCTCGACGATCCCGACCGTTACTTTTTTATTACGGGCGCCGATATTTTTGCCACCATTATGCGCTGGAAAGAGTACGAATCGATACTGGATACCATCCGCTTTATTGTGGCCAGTCGTCCTGGCGCGGTCACTCTTTCGCAAATCCAGGATTGTGTCCCTGAGTGGTATCAGCAGTCTATCTCCAGCGATCCAACGGATACCGATAAGCGGTGTTTTTTGATGGAAATGCCGGGGCTTGAAATTTCGAGCACTTATATTCGTCATGCCTTACGACATCAGCTACCCGTGCGCTATTTACTCCCAGAAGTCGTGTATCAATACTTGAAAAATTAA
- the rlmN gene encoding 23S rRNA (adenine(2503)-C(2))-methyltransferase RlmN, producing the protein MSNVSVPPLEICNALPDEVRQWFKEQGYPAFRADQLLGWVFQKGERNIDNFSNMSKTLRDELRDTIILPQYTIVEIQRSAIDNTRKILLELPDGARIETVIIPVREKLSQCLSTQVGCRMGCTFCATAGMGFARHLSAAEILAQVFAVQDILEPEERITNFVFMGMGEPLDNYDNTVRAIRIITDPDMLGYSHRHVTLSTCGLVDKIKRLGDENVPCHLAISLHGVTDEQRSKIMPVNRAGGGLQGLLDALRSYPVQGRKRITIEYILIGGVNDSSADAKKLAKLLAPIRCKINLIPYNPHPGAIFQAPSEASVLAFQKVLIEKNYTAMIRKSGGSDIDAACGQLAGKKAKGD; encoded by the coding sequence ATGTCAAACGTATCCGTACCACCACTCGAAATTTGCAATGCTTTGCCTGACGAAGTGCGCCAATGGTTTAAAGAGCAAGGCTATCCTGCCTTCCGTGCCGATCAATTGCTCGGCTGGGTCTTTCAAAAGGGCGAACGCAACATTGACAACTTCAGCAATATGTCGAAAACGTTGCGTGATGAATTGCGCGATACCATCATCCTGCCGCAGTACACCATTGTCGAAATCCAGCGTTCCGCCATCGACAACACCCGCAAAATACTCTTAGAACTCCCAGACGGCGCGCGGATTGAAACCGTCATTATCCCCGTGCGCGAAAAACTCAGCCAGTGTCTTTCAACTCAAGTTGGCTGCCGCATGGGGTGCACCTTTTGCGCCACAGCAGGAATGGGGTTTGCGCGCCACCTGAGCGCTGCGGAAATTTTGGCTCAAGTCTTTGCCGTGCAGGATATACTTGAGCCAGAAGAACGTATTACCAATTTTGTTTTTATGGGAATGGGCGAACCGCTCGACAACTACGATAACACCGTGCGCGCTATCCGCATCATTACCGATCCCGACATGCTCGGCTACTCCCATCGCCACGTAACCCTTTCTACCTGCGGATTAGTGGACAAAATCAAACGACTTGGCGACGAAAACGTCCCGTGCCACCTTGCCATCAGCCTGCATGGCGTGACCGACGAACAACGGAGCAAAATCATGCCGGTCAATCGTGCCGGAGGCGGTTTACAGGGGTTGCTTGATGCCTTGCGGAGCTATCCAGTGCAGGGGCGCAAACGGATCACGATTGAATATATCCTGATTGGTGGCGTGAATGACTCCAGCGCCGACGCCAAAAAGCTGGCAAAGCTCTTGGCTCCAATACGCTGTAAAATCAATTTAATCCCCTATAATCCCCATCCCGGTGCGATATTTCAGGCACCAAGCGAAGCATCGGTGCTCGCTTTTCAAAAAGTGCTTATCGAAAAAAACTATACCGCCATGATACGTAAAAGTGGCGGCAGCGACATTGATGCCGCTTGCGGCCAACTGGCGGGAAAAAAAGCCAAAGGCGATTAA